From Oryza sativa Japonica Group chromosome 4, ASM3414082v1, one genomic window encodes:
- the LOC4335654 gene encoding uncharacterized protein gives MACCRALALRSLLVPDHPRAAAAAAARPAAGRRAPRRRSRHLRCCSGGGDPGQPPQEAVLEAISKVARSKGRVALTTNMVLGGTVTDDASDEWLVLDQKVNSYPTNRGFTAIGTGGDDFVQSMVVAVESVLQEPIPKGQVSHKLSSRGKYVSVKIGPIRVVSSEQVQAVYRAMRSDNRMKYFL, from the exons ATGGCGTGCTGCCGGGCCCTCGCGCTCCGCTCGCTCCTCGTCCCCGAccacccccgcgccgccgccgccgccgcggcgcgaccggcggcggggaggagggcgccccgccgccggtcgcgccacctccgctgctgctccggcggcggggACCCGGGCCAGCCCCCGCAGGAGGCCGTGCTCGAGGCCATCTCCA AGGTAGCCAGGTCTAAAGGAAGGGTTGCACTCACAACAAACATGGTCCTTGGTGGCACTGTGACAGATGATGCAAGTGATGAATGGCTTGTTCTGGATCAGAAG GTAAATTCATACCCCACAAATAGAGGATTTACAGCAATTGGTACTGGAGGTGATGATTTTGTCCAGTCAATGGTTGTTGCGGTTGAATCTGTTCTTCAAGAACCCATTCCCAAG GGCCAGGTGTCTCATAAATTGTCATCTAGGGGGAAGTATGTTTCTGTAAAGATTGGACCAATTCGTGTAGTTTCCAGCGAGCAG GTCCAAGCCGTGTATCGTGCCATGAGAAGTGATAATAGGATGAAGTATTTCTTATGA